DNA from Daucus carota subsp. sativus chromosome 1, DH1 v3.0, whole genome shotgun sequence:
CTATATCTGCACCGACTTTAAACTCTTAATTTACCGTTAACGTCACTTGGTTAAGAAGCATTGTttacatgttaatttttttcctttcaatgagtcattattattatttcttattaatttttttggatatgCCATGGATTATAATTGAATACAGACAAATTCGCAACTGCTAGCAGCGTGTTACTTGCAAGACAATAAAGCGTACTCTGCTTATCATATTCTAAAGGGTACGcatattttactttattttcaCAAGTACATCGATTTTACCTCCAGATTTTTCCCATcttgttaatatatatagtagATCTTGTAATACTGTAAAAGATATAATTCTGAAATTTCATCTATACCTCTAAGCAACACTCATCCATGATCTCTTTGCTGTTATTTTCCTTAATTAATGAAGGAACACAACAGCCTGAATCCAGATATCTCTTTGCCATGGCATGCTTTCAGATGGATTTGCTAAATGAAGCTGAAACAGCACTGTGTCCTGCTAGCGAGCCTAGTGCAGAGGtatcaattatttttatcatgaaATAAGTGtctatatatgttaatttaGAGCCACTATATTACAGAGATAATATCTGAAACAATTCACTTGCTGAATGCATGGTAGTTTAATTCCTGTCAAAACTTAGGCCCCATTTGTTTAGAGCTTAATGATAGCTTAATGAAGTTAACTGACCGCTTAAGCTGATTCATCTCATTTGGCAACTTTTTTCACAGAACTTAACCTGCTGAGCGAAACATATAAAGTGCTGACCCATTCCGGCTTGAATTTCTATCTCAACAGTTCAGCAGTGTATATTAACGCAAAGTAGTATggggaaaaaataaattaatactgATTTTGTAGCTTTGTGgtgtgaaaaaaataattagttattacTTATTTACATGAAGCCATTAAAAGATTCTTTCattgtttatttattaatatagattttttttataattttctcaattcaaataaaatatgattatattcagtgacataataataattattattatatgacaATTACTTAAgctcaaattaattaattaattaattaatgagaAAATTAGGAAATAAAATCAATcagatataattaaaatttatttgtcaAATGATATTTACTATTCAGCATTCAGATATTTTATTGATTCAGATTATTCAGATATATTATTCAGTCAGATATAACTCattcagatttgccaaatgaccccttagAAAATGGTTACTACACAATTATCCTCATCTTGTCTTCAGCTTGACATCTTTATCATATTACGTGGTCCTAATTgaatttaatcacttatataTGCAGGTTCCAAATGGTGCTGCTGGTCATTATCTTATTGGTCTCATCTATAGGTTCCTCACGATTTTCCTGTAGTTACTCAAAGCATGTCTTTACTATGTTTTCTTCAACGatctttttatttgtttatgttattattttacataagcagTAAATGTTGATTACGTATTCTGTTAATGCCATTTACCATGCAGATATTGTATGTTGTGAGCTGTGCAATCAATAAATTTCTAGAAGCACTTTGTATTCACATTGTGTCGCTCAagttctaaaaatatatttaatattctgGTAGTATTTTTAAGCTTTGGTATCAAGAATTTAATGAAGCACTTGGTTACTTATGAAATAGTGGACTTAGAGCAAATTAAAGTGCATGGTAGATATGGTTTGCAATCATCTACTCAGGGAATGCGGTGTTCTTGTGCTTCTTTCTTATGTAACCCTTACAAAGGATTTTTGTGTACCAAGTCCTTTTGCAGCTATATTTGACAGACCAACCATATATGCTAAGCCTGTAAGCTATACAAGTTACTATTTAGAAAGCTTTTCCAATGTATCTAATGTTCACCTCAAAGTTTGAATTATAAGAAACATTAATAATGTAAGTTTAAATTTGCATGACTGTATGCTGTGGCTGTGCATATCTTTTTTCCCCATATAGATCATGTGTAGAAGTAGAAGGTCTCCGGTGTTACTTAAAGTTTCTTCTTTTCAGGTATACTGATAGAAGAAGAAGTGCTGTGCATCACTTTAAACAAGCCTTATCAGTTGACCCATTATTTTGGGCGGCATATGAAGAGCTGTGTGTATTAGGTTAGTGGCAAGATTTCCTGAAGGAGATATGTATTTTCTAGCGCATGCATAATGCAGCATAAATCTATCCAATTTGACCACTGAAATCACGTGCTACGGAATATAGTAAATGTTAGACTGATGGTTGTGTTgtgtggcaatttcgggtaacaagtcgtgttcgtgtcaacaatcgggtcgatttcggtcaagctaaaatcacttagaattgaataaaactgaaaattgaaattcttagaaatgaaattccaatttcgggttttgggttttgtctcagtaaatcgggttgcgggttcgggtcgtgtctgatattgccaccgTAGGGCAAGTGCTAAGAGAAATAAtgcacacacatacacatacacatacacatacacattaATGTCAACGTTATAAAGGGTCCTCATGTTTTGTTAATTTAATTGCACAAAGCACGATATATGTCATTATGAGTTGGTAATACCTTCATTCTTCTCAAATGTGCTGTTTCATGGCTTAATGTTAACCTTATATTGTCAAAGTGGTGTTGAATGTTgtaaacttgtagcttaataaattatatattagctAGGTGCTTGCACTgtctttttttaatcttttttatttataggCGAAAGTACCAACTTGCTATCAATGATGTATACCATTCTCCTATGCTCAGCTCAAGATATTTTTTCTACAGGTGCTGCTGAAGAGGGGAATGCAATTTTTGGTGAATCAGCATCACTGTATGTTCAAAAGCTATACTCGGGTCATGCTGTGGTTTCCCAGAGCATGCTGTCATCtactgaaaataaaatttcagtTTCGGTGAGAAATTTAAGTCCACATGACCCAAGTCCAAGGCAAGTAAAGAATATGCACAGTAATACTTTGAAAGATAACTCTGGAAGTTATCATGGAACAGCTTTGTCTGTAGGAGCTTCTGGTCAGTTTATCAATGGAAGTTCTGCCAATATGACGTTTTACAGCACTCCTTCTCCAATGACTGCACAGGTTCTTTATCCAATTGTACATGTTCCTGTTCATGTTTGTTTTCCATAAAATGTTTGGCAAAATTATTTGCTAtattgctttattattgattttcttttgtttggGTGCTGTTAAGCAGTCGTTCTGCTAtggtttttttatattaaatttggttGCACAGCTTCTTTTTGGATTAACTCTCTTTTCTTTCTTCCGCTACTTTCTTTTCTTGATCGCTGAGTTATATTATTGGCTTCTAGAAATATGTCAGGTGCTGGGCATTGCCAATCTTTTGAAGCCTTTGTTAATAGATATTTACCCTTATCTATAATGTTCATCATCTTTGTATAACTATTTGCTAAATCAGTGTTTCAATAAAAGTGTCTTGACTGCATTATTTGCATATAAACACATTAGTTGATGACTGCTATTGTAAGTCTGTAACAATGACAATGTGTTGAACATAAAACActgttttttattcttttatacaACTTCCAGGATAGgaatttttattgaatatatgtccTCTGCAGTATTGTATTAAGCACAAAGGTATAATGTTGAACAATTCTATAATCCCCCTTCCTTATTGCTTCTTATATTATGCTTAATATGTCAGCTTTATCAAGTAACTTTTCAAGCCTGTTTttgggggtgggggtggggttCTCCCAAGTTAAGATCTTATCTGGATTCTGGAGAACATGTGACTTTATTTCTTCACTGACTAAACCCTTATTCTGGGAAATAGCTTCAATTCCTGAACACCCTCCTTTTCTTGATACTGTTCACCTGAAAATTTTACTTTTCTTTGATGGGAGACTGCGATATTTCAAGGGAATGACAGTGGTTTTTCTTTTCTCTGATCAGCCCTTCATATTCTACTTACCTAACTGCCTTTCTTGGGAAAGCATATGTTGATGTATTAAGATAAATAATAGTTCTCATTGTTCTGATAAAATGCAGATATCAGCTGTTGCTCCGCCTCCTATATATAGAAATATGCAAGCAAATGGTCCACATCCGAGCTTACTTGGTAATGATGGGTCCTCAAGGTCCACAATAAACACAACTATGCAAGCCCCTCGAAGAAAGTTTGTGGATGAGGGAAAATTAAGAAAGGTTATAAAACAGTTTTACTGATTCAGTACTCTTGCTATTATTGTTCTGCCTATCCTGATATAGTGTAGTACTTTGTTCTTAAGTGTTGTAACACCCCAACACTTTACATTTTACTCTATCTTGCTCATGTGTTCCGTTTTAGTAACACCATCACAGGGTTCATTTTCTCTAATTCAATGGGTGGCTGGACATATTTGTTTCCAGATTTCAGGAAAGTTATTTGATTCAGGCCCAAGACGAAGCACGAGACTTGCTGGAGAATCAGGACCCAACACAGGCTCAAGTACAGCATCATCTACTGGAAATGGAACTAGTCACTCCTCAAAGTATCCTGGTGCCTCAAAGTTGGGCTCTGTTGCATCTCGTTCTGCGACTTTCCGGAAGGGACAAGCTCGGGGTTCTGAAAGTACTGATGAAGGTGAGATATACTGATTGTATTAGTTCCCAGTATTTTGCTTCTTGAGCATATACAGTTTCTGGCTTTCTGCTACTAGCGACATTTAGCATAATTAGATATGTTTGAAGTTTTGAACCACCTAATAGATGGTAGAGCCGGCCACATGGGCGGTACAGCAATGGCCCGAACCGTTGAAAAAGCCGGCCAAAGCCGCACCAAAAGGGGCTGGTCTCAACCCGGCACGAACTGCAGTAACCAACGAGCCGGTTACGAGTTTGATATTCCGAAAATGTGAACCGGCATGGAACGTCCCGGGTCCCTGACCCGGCACGGCCCGGTGGTTTTGTATTATAAAGATAAATCCTGATTTTCTGAAGTTGTTATGTGTCTTCCATATGCGATCACATCTTTTAACCTTGACATTACTGACATGTGTCTTGAAGCAGATGATACACCCTTCACACCCAGGTACGGTTTATCTGACTTAGTTACTCACACTTTAGTGTAGGCAATATAAGTTTAACAATGacctaatattttattaaatttacgtATAAAAATTGAACTTAAAAAAAGAAACCGCCCAACCCCCCGGGCTCGCCGCAGTGTTGCATGGTTCATGGGCCCTCGTTCCCGAACACGATTCCTCTTCAAACCAGATCACCCGGATCACGCTCTACTTCGGTGACTTCAACGATCCATCTTTGACTTAAGTGATATAATAAAGGAAGATAACTTGACACTATcttgattaaaattaattttaaaaacgtACTTCAGtaaaagaaacaagaaaaggAAGGAGTTGGTAAGATGATAAAAAGACAAACGAGACATGCATTGGTTAAGAGGATTTAAATCCCCTTATAAATACGTATTGAATGTCCTCAGTAAccttaaattttcattttctgattAACTTACTTCAGTAAccttaaattttcattttctgattAACTTACTTCTGAATTTTCaggtaaataaatattttaattataaaaaccaTACCTAGACtttatattgtatattaaaAATCACTAAAAAGTGTCCCTTATATCGACCCGCGACTCGGATTCACGGGTCATCGTAACCGATTCATAAAAACTAACGTTTTATGTACCCGATCCCATACCACGTACTCGAACGAACAGTGAACCATGCAACACTGGCTAGCCGTGTGGGTCACGGGTTACCTTTTTCCGACTCGCAACCTGGCACGGCACGTCTCACCTAATAGTAGTGCCGATTCTGTGCCTGAGCTGAACGAGCACGGCGTGGCTTCAACCTGGCCCAGCTCTAACCGCCCATGTGGCCGGCTCTAATAAACGGTTTTGCTTGATTTTTCATTTAAATGGTTTAATATGGTATGACTATTGTTTATAAATGCAAGCATTGAGAATCATTTTGGTCTGTGTACATTTTGTTACATGTTTAATTATCATTCAGTATGTATCCTAAGAGTACTAAGATTGACTATTTTCTATCCTTTTCTCTATCATGTGATTATTGTCAATATTGCAGGGGTTCAACAAGAGAATTATGATGATTCCCATCCTAGTATAACGACAAGTTCCACATCATCACTTGCATGTGATACCAAATCCCTTGAAGAAGGGATCTTGATGACCACAGGGGGGATTATTATGAGTGAATCACAAGCTATAACTGGCGCTTCAGACTTAATAACACTCTTGGCTATTCTTGGGGAAGGTTATAGACTTTTGTGCATGTATAGTTGCCAGGTATTGCACAGTGATAGCTGAAATTATATTGtagttttgtttattatttattcctcctatttttaatttatgttttttgttaGCACAGGATGCGCTGGATGTTTACCGAAGACTTCCGCATAAGCATTATAACACTGGCTGGGTCCTTTCTCAGGTGATATGGCTTCTATACCTGAAATTTCATCTGTAAAttttttgttcttcacttgCATTGATATTAGATTTAACGGCAAGACTTCTTTAGTCTTAAAGATCCCGAATAGTGCATGTTACTACAGCCGCGTGATTTTGCTCCAATACACAGTTTGATCTACTATTGACATCCAAAGCTTATCTGGGAAGTGGTGACCTACTTTGGGACTGAGAATATTTCCTGGTTTATTTTAGTGCCTGTCTAGTAGTCTCCACTATCACCTATGTTTTACACCTGGCAATTCGTTCggatcgtgtactttcgtgtcgtgtaccttttcgtgtcgtgtactcaaagaCCAAACACAAAACTGACCCGTTTAgcgttcgtgtattttcgtgtcgtgtacctccGTTTTCGTGTCGTTCTCGTAtcgtgtttcgtgtaaaatcaaattttaaatataaatataaataaatatataaattaatgtaaacATTAGATTTCTaggcaaaaaatttacaaaattatatgaaatatatatatttaaatcatttatacttataatattataaattatgcattattttaaaagaaaatatacatatatttattataaaatatataaaagaaaatatacatatatttattaaatataaataaatatataaattaatgtaaacATTAGATTTCTaggcaaaaaatttacaaaattatatgaaatatatatatttaaatcatttatacttataatattataaattatgcattattttaaaagaaaatatacatatatttattataaaatatacatatttataattaaatatcaatatttaattataaaattatatttatttcgtgtacctCGTGTCGTGTCCTGTACGGTTATACCCAAAGGGTAAACACAAAACCAACACGACATCTCAGTCGTGTACTTCGTGCTCGTGtatttttcgtgtcgtgtactcaaaatgcaaaCACAGACACTAAATTTTCATGTCGTTTTCGTGTCGTATGAAAAATTCAATGGTATAGAATCAAGAACTTTTGGGGTGGATGcgtatgtttttttatttgatatcaaCTTATGGGTACTTCAGTACACACTATTATCTAGCAGTATATAGAGTTGCTATTATCCCAGGTTAGAACTCCAATTTAATGCTTTATCTTGGTATACTCAAAAACAATTCTATGAATTAGTTTTGTGCAATATAAATATGTCATAGTTAATTTTTGTCTGACCGATGCTTTTAGTTGGTCCTTTAAAATGCTTGATATCCATATTATTTTCAGAGTATGCCCATATGTTTGAAATCTCATAACTAATTT
Protein-coding regions in this window:
- the LOC108204097 gene encoding cell division cycle protein 27 homolog B isoform X1, which encodes METMLIDCVQNSLRHLLYRNAIFMCERLCAEFPSETNSQLLAACYLQDNKAYSAYHILKGTQQPESRYLFAMACFQMDLLNEAETALCPASEPSAEVPNGAAGHYLIGLIYRYTDRRRSAVHHFKQALSVDPLFWAAYEELCVLGAAEEGNAIFGESASLYVQKLYSGHAVVSQSMLSSTENKISVSVRNLSPHDPSPRQVKNMHSNTLKDNSGSYHGTALSVGASGQFINGSSANMTFYSTPSPMTAQISAVAPPPIYRNMQANGPHPSLLGNDGSSRSTINTTMQAPRRKFVDEGKLRKISGKLFDSGPRRSTRLAGESGPNTGSSTASSTGNGTSHSSKYPGASKLGSVASRSATFRKGQARGSESTDEGVQQENYDDSHPSITTSSTSSLACDTKSLEEGILMTTGGIIMSESQAITGASDLITLLAILGEGYRLLCMYSCQDALDVYRRLPHKHYNTGWVLSQVGKAHFELVNYLEADHAFSQARLISPYSLEGMDVYSTVLFHLKEDMKLSYLAQELVSTDRLAPQAWCAMGNCYSLQKDHETALKNFQRAVQLNPRFVYAHTLCGHEYVALEDFGNGLKSYLSALRVDERHYNAWYGLGMIFLRQEKFAFAEHHFRKAFHINSRSSVIMSYLGTALHTLKRSDEALLMIEKAISADKKNPLPLYQKANILTSMERFVGALEVLEELKDYAPRESSVYALMGKIYKRCNMHDKAMLHFGLALDLKPSATDVATIKAAIEKLHVPDELEDTL
- the LOC108204097 gene encoding cell division cycle protein 27 homolog B isoform X2, with the protein product MACFQMDLLNEAETALCPASEPSAEVPNGAAGHYLIGLIYRYTDRRRSAVHHFKQALSVDPLFWAAYEELCVLGAAEEGNAIFGESASLYVQKLYSGHAVVSQSMLSSTENKISVSVRNLSPHDPSPRQVKNMHSNTLKDNSGSYHGTALSVGASGQFINGSSANMTFYSTPSPMTAQISAVAPPPIYRNMQANGPHPSLLGNDGSSRSTINTTMQAPRRKFVDEGKLRKISGKLFDSGPRRSTRLAGESGPNTGSSTASSTGNGTSHSSKYPGASKLGSVASRSATFRKGQARGSESTDEGVQQENYDDSHPSITTSSTSSLACDTKSLEEGILMTTGGIIMSESQAITGASDLITLLAILGEGYRLLCMYSCQDALDVYRRLPHKHYNTGWVLSQVGKAHFELVNYLEADHAFSQARLISPYSLEGMDVYSTVLFHLKEDMKLSYLAQELVSTDRLAPQAWCAMGNCYSLQKDHETALKNFQRAVQLNPRFVYAHTLCGHEYVALEDFGNGLKSYLSALRVDERHYNAWYGLGMIFLRQEKFAFAEHHFRKAFHINSRSSVIMSYLGTALHTLKRSDEALLMIEKAISADKKNPLPLYQKANILTSMERFVGALEVLEELKDYAPRESSVYALMGKIYKRCNMHDKAMLHFGLALDLKPSATDVATIKAAIEKLHVPDELEDTL